A window of the Frigoriglobus tundricola genome harbors these coding sequences:
- the tnpA gene encoding IS66 family insertion sequence element accessory protein TnpA — MPAVPAASRRDPAATRRRWAERLERFRRSGQTIAQFCAAEGVSPPSFYVWRRTLADHAPSPVPVTPTLVPIRLTPSPAGPPIEVVFPSGTVLRFPVDARPEVIAALVHAVEGRPC; from the coding sequence GTGCCTGCTGTCCCTGCTGCCTCTCGCCGTGACCCGGCCGCCACCCGTCGCCGGTGGGCCGAACGACTCGAACGGTTCCGCCGGTCGGGGCAGACGATCGCTCAGTTCTGTGCCGCCGAGGGCGTCTCACCGCCGTCCTTTTATGTGTGGCGGCGAACCCTCGCGGACCACGCCCCATCACCCGTACCGGTCACTCCGACGCTCGTCCCCATCCGCCTGACCCCGTCGCCCGCCGGACCGCCGATCGAGGTGGTGTTCCCGTCGGGAACCGTCCTGCGGTTCCCGGTCGATGCCCGACCGGAGGTCATCGCCGCCCTCGTGCATGCGGTGGAGGGGCGCCCGTGCTGA
- the tnpC gene encoding IS66 family transposase has protein sequence MDSDAPLPTDVLTLQGMVRALQAENADLRTQLQRQAEQFQRTIDDLRAEVAALKAKLDRATTHRFGRRSERTPKPPKVPGDGPAKRRHDHGRSPLPAHLERRDTVLDLTPDERRCSGCGGDRVCIGQTQTEQLDCDPTPYFVRRTIRKTYACQQCPPTVRAEDRIRTATPSTVGPIDKGLCGPGLLAEVLVGKFLDHLPLHRQVARIGRAGVTVSESTLGDWVKQSAVLLTSLYQLMLERVRTCPVLWSDDTRSRFAQPGERTMPHGHFWVGIGDPTAPYTAFHFTTGYDAASGPDQFLGGFRGHVHADCLAQYNGLFAAGAKHVACWSHARRKFLGAGDPGAKAVERINRLYHIEHTLPAPDSPEHIVARRATRQARALPILNDLKAWLDAALGTALPKSALGAAIRYVANHWAAFVRYTEDGRLSIDNNLSERTLRLIAVGRSNWKFVGSAKAGAHAAVHFSVVGTCRHLGLDATAYLREVLPALHALGEKPTADQLAPLLPDVWAKRQQSRLLVA, from the coding sequence ATGGACTCCGACGCCCCGCTGCCGACCGACGTGCTGACCCTCCAAGGGATGGTGCGTGCCCTCCAGGCCGAAAACGCCGACCTCCGCACGCAGCTCCAACGCCAGGCCGAGCAGTTCCAACGGACCATCGACGACCTGCGTGCCGAGGTCGCGGCCTTGAAGGCGAAGTTGGACCGGGCCACGACGCACCGGTTCGGCCGGCGGTCCGAACGCACACCGAAGCCACCGAAGGTCCCCGGCGACGGACCCGCGAAGCGGCGCCACGACCACGGCCGTTCGCCACTCCCGGCGCACCTCGAACGCCGCGACACGGTCCTCGATCTGACCCCCGACGAGCGCCGCTGCTCGGGCTGTGGTGGCGACCGCGTGTGCATCGGCCAGACCCAGACCGAGCAACTCGATTGCGACCCGACCCCGTACTTCGTGCGGCGCACGATCCGCAAGACGTACGCGTGCCAACAGTGCCCCCCGACGGTCCGGGCCGAGGACCGGATCCGGACCGCCACGCCGAGTACCGTCGGACCGATCGACAAGGGACTGTGTGGTCCGGGCTTGTTGGCCGAGGTTCTCGTCGGGAAGTTCCTCGACCACCTGCCGCTGCACCGCCAAGTCGCCCGGATCGGGCGCGCGGGGGTGACGGTGTCCGAGAGTACCTTGGGCGATTGGGTGAAACAGTCCGCGGTGTTACTGACGTCGCTGTACCAGTTGATGCTCGAGCGGGTGCGCACGTGTCCGGTCCTCTGGTCCGATGACACCCGCTCGCGGTTCGCCCAGCCCGGTGAGCGAACGATGCCGCACGGCCACTTCTGGGTGGGGATCGGAGATCCGACGGCCCCGTACACGGCGTTCCACTTCACGACCGGTTACGACGCCGCGAGCGGACCGGACCAGTTCTTAGGCGGCTTCCGGGGCCACGTGCATGCCGATTGCCTCGCACAGTACAACGGCCTGTTCGCCGCCGGAGCCAAGCACGTCGCCTGTTGGTCCCACGCGCGCCGCAAGTTCCTCGGCGCCGGGGACCCCGGGGCCAAGGCGGTCGAACGCATCAACCGGTTGTACCACATCGAGCACACGCTTCCGGCGCCGGACTCACCGGAGCACATCGTCGCCCGTCGCGCGACGCGGCAAGCAAGGGCGCTCCCGATCCTGAACGACCTGAAGGCGTGGCTCGACGCGGCACTCGGGACGGCGTTGCCCAAGTCGGCCCTGGGGGCCGCGATCCGGTACGTGGCGAATCACTGGGCCGCGTTCGTCCGGTACACCGAGGACGGGCGACTCTCGATCGATAATAACCTGAGCGAGCGAACGCTCCGGCTGATCGCCGTGGGTCGGAGCAATTGGAAGTTCGTGGGCAGTGCGAAGGCCGGTGCGCACGCCGCGGTTCACTTCTCGGTGGTGGGCACGTGTCGGCACTTGGGTCTCGATGCGACGGCATACCTGCGTGAGGTTCTTCCGGCCCTTCATGCGTTGGGCGAGAAGCCGACGGCGGACCAACT
- the tnpB gene encoding IS66 family insertion sequence element accessory protein TnpB (TnpB, as the term is used for proteins encoded by IS66 family insertion elements, is considered an accessory protein, since TnpC, encoded by a neighboring gene, is a DDE family transposase.) produces MLSIPPTTQLWYGGAVDLRLGFDGLYRHVQSTLQADPLSGHLFIFTNRSANRLKALYWTRHGLCLWCQRLERGRYHFPTPTDRKLELTATEFAMILDGIDYSSAKRFTRYCRPKASESDLRTRTS; encoded by the coding sequence GTGCTGAGCATTCCACCCACCACCCAGCTCTGGTACGGCGGGGCCGTCGATCTGCGCCTCGGGTTCGACGGCCTGTACCGCCACGTCCAATCCACGCTTCAGGCCGATCCCTTGAGCGGGCATCTGTTCATTTTCACCAATCGCTCGGCCAACCGGCTCAAGGCCCTGTACTGGACCCGCCACGGGCTCTGCTTGTGGTGCCAGCGACTCGAGCGCGGGCGGTACCACTTCCCCACCCCGACCGACCGCAAACTCGAACTCACCGCCACCGAGTTCGCCATGATCCTCGACGGCATCGACTACTCGTCGGCCAAACGTTTCACCCGTTATTGTCGCCCGAAAGCGTCCGAATCCGACTTGCGCACCCGCACGTCCTGA